A single region of the Candidatus Dependentiae bacterium genome encodes:
- a CDS encoding endonuclease/exonuclease/phosphatase family protein, translating into MNIKKLILTVLLLAGLAPESHAMMARLAALKPALSSRLATMSSLSAPSGYATNPSSLFSYVGLRASSFAKATADRTADKPSGRPMATTMAPRFATTSWQPTQATALKTFTPITNMPTTYKPLLPTFAPYFADPFSEALAKEKASKGRHNSTFKSNTPSRLFTTKQEEKDKKSNDDGKKEQQPKSKYRFGSLAGILGATILYGLNSDVAYASDGTQDTPPASMWEAITKGYCMPRHMMIESFVEDCEKLAHKNNDIPKHVKNDTTVRIATYNVHSWYDAYNKRNFGNIMQVIEDINADILVLQEVSVFDWSRIEKSFKRLGYICTWSGFAKAADHGGHPFGNMIVSKYPLTKKPVIKTFDADKKCQGEQRCYVNVTAKLPQNKQVTLYGTHFDVYDETENRRELEVKELVDTIVQQPGACMIAADCNAVRSRDYQWTIPHNTFGNAKVWDLLNASNQQRTGMETQTKALATLENNEFQDCFTKNKQQCPKFTVWSGTAVDFMYLDKKWDLPIAGCHTYYSSASDHLPVIMDVKVKE; encoded by the coding sequence ATGAACATAAAGAAACTAATTCTCACCGTATTGTTATTAGCAGGCTTAGCGCCTGAATCCCATGCTATGATGGCACGCTTGGCGGCCTTGAAGCCCGCACTAAGCTCACGTCTTGCTACCATGTCTTCGCTTTCAGCTCCGTCAGGCTACGCTACTAATCCGTCTTCGCTTTTCAGCTACGTCGGACTTCGAGCTTCCTCCTTCGCCAAGGCTACGGCGGACAGGACGGCGGACAAGCCTTCGGGCAGGCCTATGGCTACAACAATGGCACCCCGCTTTGCGACTACAAGCTGGCAACCTACGCAGGCAACAGCCCTCAAAACGTTTACTCCAATAACCAACATGCCAACAACGTACAAACCATTATTGCCAACCTTTGCCCCCTACTTCGCTGACCCGTTCTCTGAAGCCTTGGCGAAGGAGAAAGCTTCGAAGGGCAGGCATAATTCGACATTTAAAAGCAATACACCATCACGCTTATTTACGACTAAACAAGAAGAAAAAGACAAAAAATCAAATGACGATGGTAAAAAAGAACAACAGCCTAAGAGCAAATACCGATTCGGCTCACTCGCTGGGATATTGGGTGCAACCATTCTGTACGGCCTTAACAGCGATGTAGCATATGCATCTGATGGCACACAAGATACGCCACCGGCTTCTATGTGGGAAGCAATAACCAAAGGCTATTGTATGCCACGACATATGATGATCGAATCTTTTGTCGAAGATTGCGAGAAACTTGCCCATAAAAATAATGATATTCCAAAACATGTGAAAAACGATACCACCGTCCGCATAGCAACGTATAACGTGCACAGTTGGTACGACGCGTATAATAAAAGGAATTTTGGTAACATTATGCAGGTAATAGAAGATATTAATGCCGACATTCTGGTACTCCAGGAAGTTTCGGTTTTTGATTGGTCACGTATTGAAAAATCATTCAAACGACTTGGTTATATTTGTACATGGTCAGGATTTGCAAAAGCAGCAGACCATGGCGGACATCCTTTTGGTAACATGATTGTTTCCAAATATCCTCTGACTAAAAAACCAGTCATAAAAACATTTGATGCTGATAAAAAATGTCAGGGTGAGCAACGTTGCTATGTTAACGTTACCGCCAAGCTACCACAGAATAAACAAGTCACGCTTTATGGTACCCACTTTGATGTGTATGACGAAACCGAAAACCGACGAGAACTAGAAGTTAAGGAACTGGTGGACACCATCGTTCAACAACCTGGAGCTTGCATGATTGCCGCCGATTGCAATGCCGTACGTTCTAGAGATTACCAATGGACGATTCCCCATAACACTTTTGGCAATGCAAAAGTATGGGATTTGCTCAATGCATCAAATCAACAAAGAACTGGCATGGAAACACAAACCAAAGCGTTAGCAACATTAGAAAACAATGAATTTCAGGATTGTTTTACTAAAAACAAACAACAATGCCCCAAGTTCACCGTATGGAGTGGTACCGCCGTTGACTTTATGTATCTCGATAAAAAATGGGATCTACCAATCGCCGGATGCCACACGTATTACAGCTCGGCAAGCGACCATTTACCGGTCATTATGGATGTAAAAGTTAAAGAATAA